A region of Acinetobacter sp. WCHA45 DNA encodes the following proteins:
- a CDS encoding coniferyl aldehyde dehydrogenase has product MQLTVQSHIEQTVIEQTLHDCFQLQRKSFHQQGIETIEQRKQHLLNLKALINNHREAIIDALNRDYGNRSRHETLLAEIITVTDDINGSIKHLKQWTKVQKRHVDHSLYFGAKNRVIPQPLGVIGIIVPWNFPINLMFSQLSAVFAAGNTAMVKMSENSRHLAELLMELSPKYFKAEKLQIFDETGEVGIAFSKLPFDHLMFTGSGATGRKVMAAAAPNLTPVTLELGGKSPAVIDPEYPIDKAVERIMFVKQFNAGQICTNVDYLFVHESKLQAFIQAAAAWVQEHVPDIHSKDYTSVIDERAFQRLVHSLADAEAKGASLINLNQQEPDAATRKFPLTLVLNSNDEMEIDTRETFGPILMVKTYQKPEEVVDYIVQRDRPLAFYPFSNNKSSVEFYISRVMSGGVSVNDALFHVGQHDLPFGGVGASGMGHYHGYEGFLTFSKMRPVFYQAGFSSLKFLAPPYGKFANWLLNLLIRMKS; this is encoded by the coding sequence ATGCAACTTACGGTTCAGTCTCATATCGAGCAAACAGTGATAGAACAGACATTGCACGATTGTTTTCAATTACAGCGCAAAAGCTTTCATCAGCAAGGCATTGAAACGATTGAACAACGCAAGCAACATTTACTGAATTTAAAAGCATTGATTAACAATCACCGTGAAGCAATTATTGACGCCTTGAATCGTGATTATGGAAATCGTTCACGCCATGAAACCTTATTGGCAGAAATTATTACTGTCACGGATGACATTAACGGCAGCATCAAACATTTGAAGCAATGGACGAAAGTACAAAAACGACATGTCGATCATAGCCTGTATTTTGGTGCGAAGAACCGTGTGATTCCTCAGCCACTGGGCGTGATTGGAATTATTGTGCCGTGGAATTTCCCCATCAATTTGATGTTTTCACAGTTGTCGGCCGTGTTTGCTGCGGGAAATACCGCTATGGTTAAAATGTCTGAAAATTCAAGACATTTGGCCGAATTGCTGATGGAGTTAAGCCCCAAATACTTTAAAGCGGAAAAATTACAGATTTTCGATGAGACGGGTGAAGTAGGCATCGCATTTTCAAAATTGCCGTTTGACCACCTGATGTTTACTGGCTCTGGTGCGACAGGGCGTAAAGTCATGGCTGCTGCTGCACCAAACTTGACGCCAGTGACTTTGGAGCTGGGTGGTAAATCTCCTGCGGTGATTGACCCTGAATACCCCATCGATAAAGCTGTAGAACGCATTATGTTTGTGAAACAGTTTAATGCGGGACAAATTTGTACCAATGTCGATTATTTATTTGTGCATGAGTCGAAGTTACAAGCATTTATTCAAGCCGCGGCAGCGTGGGTTCAGGAACATGTGCCTGATATTCATAGCAAAGATTATACTTCTGTGATTGATGAGCGCGCATTTCAGCGCTTAGTGCATAGCTTGGCAGATGCTGAAGCCAAAGGGGCAAGTTTGATTAATTTAAATCAGCAAGAGCCAGATGCTGCGACACGAAAATTTCCACTGACTTTGGTGTTGAACAGCAATGATGAGATGGAAATTGATACGCGTGAAACCTTTGGTCCGATCTTGATGGTCAAAACCTACCAGAAGCCTGAAGAGGTAGTGGACTATATTGTGCAGCGTGATCGTCCATTGGCCTTTTATCCATTTAGCAATAATAAAAGCTCAGTCGAATTTTATATCAGCCGAGTTATGTCGGGCGGGGTTTCGGTCAATGATGCCTTATTTCATGTCGGGCAGCATGACTTGCCATTTGGTGGGGTCGGTGCCAGCGGGATGGGGCATTATCATGGCTATGAAGGCTTTTTGACTTTTTCCAAAATGCGTCCTGTGTTTTATCAGGCGGGTTTTTCGAGCTTGAAGTTTCTCGCGCCGCCTTACGGAAAATTTGCCAATTGGCTGTTGAATTTATTGATTCGGATGAAGTCATAA
- a CDS encoding LexA family protein: MSKKLPIYFSDDAWSSLQELMGPEGKPSPTINTVLEQIAVQNELVEKLGLTAVLPKSKVSIPVSLERIPAGPAFSTKDEQDKALDLNEFLIHNPISTFIAYVDSESMLDAGLEINDPIIIDRSIEAKHYDIVVALIDDNASTIKRLMITNKMSKSEIKEIFGDEDYPLPELWLKAENSNYNHIIPDDSQTISIWGVVTFNLKRIYHRS, translated from the coding sequence ATGTCTAAGAAGTTGCCTATTTACTTCTCTGACGACGCATGGTCATCTTTACAAGAGCTCATGGGTCCAGAGGGTAAACCAAGTCCTACCATCAACACCGTGCTTGAACAAATCGCTGTTCAAAATGAGCTTGTTGAAAAATTAGGGCTTACTGCTGTCCTACCCAAATCCAAAGTATCTATTCCCGTCTCTTTAGAGCGTATTCCTGCAGGTCCGGCCTTCAGCACCAAGGATGAGCAAGACAAAGCACTCGATCTGAATGAGTTCCTGATTCACAACCCTATTTCTACTTTTATTGCCTATGTAGACAGTGAATCCATGCTCGATGCTGGCCTAGAGATTAATGATCCAATCATTATTGATCGCAGTATTGAAGCCAAGCATTACGATATCGTGGTTGCCCTGATTGATGACAATGCCTCGACCATTAAGCGGCTGATGATCACCAATAAGATGTCCAAGTCTGAAATCAAAGAAATATTTGGAGATGAAGATTATCCGCTTCCAGAACTTTGGTTGAAGGCTGAAAATTCGAATTACAATCACATCATTCCTGATGATAGTCAGACCATATCAATCTGGGGTGTGGTGACTTTTAATTTAAAGCGTATTTATCACCGCTCATAA
- a CDS encoding IS3-like element ISAba14 family transposase (programmed frameshift) yields MEYFMARRPRRNHSNDFKAKVALAAIKAEKTLAELSSEFDVHQNQIIDWKNQLISASSQAFDQSKAPSEPPIDLKKLHAKIGEQALEIGFFRRCVEETGPLQPQKLIDHSLQISVSKQAKLLKVSRGCYYYRPKPVSSSDLKLMRCIDELHMQYPFAGSRMMRDLLNRQGHHIGRRHTRTLMKKMGIQALYCKPNLSQANQAHRKYPYLLKGLAIQRSNQVWSTDITYIPMAKGFVYLCAVIDWHSRKVLAHRVSISMEVDFCISALNEAIEKYGSPEILNTDQGSQFTSDAFIDVLKSNGIQISMDGKGRWVDNVMVERLWRSVKYEEVYLKAYSSVTDAKKQLSAYFEFYNLKRPHSSLDKMTPNEFYYDQLPQQNKVA; encoded by the exons ATGGAGTATTTTATGGCACGTAGACCAAGAAGAAATCATTCAAACGACTTTAAGGCTAAGGTAGCACTTGCTGCGATCAAAGCAGAAAAAACACTTGCTGAATTGAGTTCTGAGTTTGATGTTCATCAAAACCAAATTATTGACTGGAAAAATCAATTGATCTCAGCTTCCTCACAAGCTTTCGATCAATCAAAAGCTCCATCAGAACCTCCCATTGATCTTAAAAAGTTACATGCAAAAATCGGTGAGCAGGCATTAGAAATTG GATTTTTTAGAAGGTGTGTTGAAGAAACTGGGCCGCTTCAACCACAAAAGTTAATCGATCACTCACTTCAGATTTCAGTATCTAAACAAGCTAAGTTACTGAAAGTCTCTCGTGGTTGTTATTATTATCGCCCAAAACCTGTTAGCTCATCAGATCTGAAGCTGATGCGATGTATTGATGAATTACATATGCAATATCCTTTTGCAGGCAGTCGTATGATGCGTGATTTGTTGAATCGTCAAGGGCATCATATAGGACGACGTCATACACGTACTTTAATGAAGAAAATGGGTATTCAGGCGTTATATTGCAAACCAAATTTAAGCCAGGCTAATCAAGCTCACCGTAAATATCCATATCTGCTCAAAGGATTGGCTATTCAGCGCAGTAATCAAGTGTGGTCTACTGATATAACGTATATCCCTATGGCAAAAGGCTTTGTTTATTTATGTGCTGTGATTGATTGGCATAGCCGCAAGGTACTTGCGCATAGGGTATCGATTAGTATGGAGGTGGATTTTTGTATTTCGGCTTTAAATGAAGCGATTGAAAAATATGGATCACCTGAAATATTGAATACAGACCAAGGCAGTCAGTTCACCAGTGATGCATTTATTGATGTATTGAAATCAAATGGCATTCAAATCAGTATGGATGGTAAAGGTCGATGGGTAGATAATGTGATGGTTGAACGATTATGGCGGAGCGTTAAATATGAAGAGGTGTATCTCAAAGCTTATAGCAGTGTCACAGATGCGAAAAAGCAATTGAGTGCATATTTTGAGTTTTATAATCTGAAACGACCTCATTCGAGTCTAGACAAAATGACACCAAATGAGTTTTACTATGATCAGCTACCCCAACAAAACAAGGTGGCTTAA
- a CDS encoding GMC oxidoreductase — MNNKDFDFDQIVIGSGFGGSVSALRLSEKGYKVLILEKGLRREDKDFPTTNLDTKNYLWRPELGFRGTMQFTFTSKTTILHGVGVGGGSQIYANVHLIPPDAVFESEAWTKIRKDWKETLKPFYGLAQRMLGTANNTYTNIADETLKEVASEIGYANSFKTVNTGVFFSQVAGQEGQLAKDPYFNGEGPDRNSCIYCGACMLGCRNNAKNTLMKNYLYFSERNGVEIRPSSEVVKITPLNEDGSAGYEVIVKETLGKNVRQYSLRSRGVVLSAGVMGTVPMLLKMRDQHKTLPNISSLLGQEVRTNSETLTTVNNTGKKLDDGVAISSFISVDADTNIEVTRFPEGADASWIYIPYVPMVTGQGFMRFMKFVFNTLLHPLKTFKVLRYKGKAKDSIILLVMQKSEAFIHFEWRRKWYRLFKNSITAVQKEGDTPLTVSFPAAEEATKMIAQKLGGEPGSALTEILLGTPTTAHIMSGVAMGNDKSNGVVDFTGQVFGYQNLRVLDGSIVPGNLGVNPSLTITALSEFAMSQIPVFSAERAAKIQRIEFSQPLEGQVSDLKGTGDLASALSNA; from the coding sequence ATGAATAATAAAGATTTTGATTTTGATCAAATCGTGATTGGCTCAGGCTTTGGTGGATCGGTCAGTGCTTTACGCCTTAGTGAAAAGGGCTATAAAGTCCTGATTTTGGAGAAAGGATTACGCCGTGAAGACAAGGATTTTCCAACTACAAATTTAGACACCAAAAACTATTTGTGGCGGCCTGAACTGGGATTCAGAGGTACGATGCAATTTACTTTCACCAGTAAAACCACCATTTTGCATGGGGTGGGCGTCGGTGGGGGCTCACAAATTTATGCCAATGTACATTTAATTCCACCTGATGCTGTTTTTGAGTCTGAGGCATGGACCAAGATTCGTAAAGACTGGAAAGAAACCTTAAAGCCGTTTTATGGTCTCGCTCAACGTATGTTGGGTACAGCGAATAATACTTATACCAATATTGCAGACGAAACGTTAAAAGAAGTTGCGAGTGAAATTGGATATGCAAATTCATTTAAAACGGTGAATACGGGGGTCTTCTTTTCGCAAGTAGCTGGTCAAGAAGGACAATTAGCGAAAGATCCGTATTTCAATGGAGAGGGGCCAGATCGTAACTCCTGTATTTATTGTGGCGCTTGTATGTTGGGCTGTCGTAATAATGCCAAAAATACCCTGATGAAAAATTACCTGTATTTTTCTGAGCGTAATGGCGTTGAAATTCGTCCAAGTTCTGAAGTGGTGAAAATTACACCACTGAATGAAGATGGTAGCGCAGGTTACGAAGTAATAGTCAAAGAAACTTTAGGAAAGAATGTTCGTCAGTATAGTTTGCGCAGTCGTGGGGTGGTGTTATCTGCGGGTGTAATGGGTACGGTACCGATGTTGTTAAAAATGCGTGATCAGCATAAAACTTTACCCAATATTTCTTCATTGCTGGGACAGGAAGTTCGGACGAACTCGGAAACCCTGACCACAGTGAACAATACTGGTAAAAAACTGGATGATGGTGTGGCTATCAGCTCCTTTATTTCAGTCGATGCAGATACCAATATCGAGGTCACACGTTTCCCTGAAGGTGCGGATGCTTCATGGATTTATATTCCATACGTGCCTATGGTGACTGGTCAGGGCTTTATGCGCTTTATGAAGTTTGTGTTCAATACACTGTTACATCCCTTAAAAACCTTTAAAGTACTGCGTTATAAGGGTAAAGCCAAAGACTCTATCATTTTATTGGTGATGCAAAAGTCTGAAGCATTCATTCATTTTGAATGGCGTAGAAAGTGGTATCGACTGTTCAAAAATAGTATCACTGCTGTGCAAAAAGAAGGGGACACGCCACTCACCGTTTCATTCCCTGCGGCTGAAGAAGCCACTAAAATGATTGCACAAAAGTTAGGTGGAGAACCTGGTTCTGCACTTACTGAAATTCTACTGGGAACGCCAACGACAGCACATATTATGAGTGGTGTCGCGATGGGCAATGACAAGTCGAATGGCGTTGTGGACTTCACTGGTCAAGTCTTTGGTTATCAAAATTTACGCGTATTAGATGGTTCGATTGTACCTGGGAATTTAGGTGTGAATCCCTCACTAACCATTACCGCACTGTCTGAATTTGCGATGAGTCAAATCCCAGTGTTCTCCGCAGAGCGGGCAGCAAAGATTCAGCGTATTGAATTTAGTCAGCCTTTGGAGGGACAGGTGTCTGACTTGAAGGGTACTGGTGATTTAGCCAGTGCATTAAGCAATGCTTAA
- a CDS encoding IS5-like element ISAba31 family transposase, with protein MPRTMLTDQHWQKLKVILRNLSIHHNSNLRNFIEAILYRIRTGCPWRDIPCCFGHSNSIFKRFNRWSSSGKLLRLFKLLASCPDMEWIFIDGSHVRAHQHSAGIANQSISKSVGGNSSKIHLIVDAHGNPIDFMITDGTTHDVKVAPDLISTLDLKETKVVCADKGYDSEPLREQIRKTGTKANIPKKTNSQSNNDHMDWYLYKIRHLVENMFCRLKQFRGIATRYDKLKRNYQSSVALACIFLWLPL; from the coding sequence ATGCCTCGTACCATGCTGACAGATCAACACTGGCAAAAGTTGAAAGTTATTCTGCGTAATTTATCCATTCACCACAACTCAAATTTACGCAATTTTATTGAAGCTATTCTCTATAGAATTAGAACAGGCTGTCCGTGGCGAGATATTCCTTGTTGTTTTGGTCATTCAAACTCTATTTTCAAACGTTTTAATCGTTGGTCAAGCAGCGGTAAGTTACTTAGATTATTCAAATTACTAGCCTCATGCCCCGATATGGAGTGGATTTTTATTGATGGCTCTCATGTACGTGCTCATCAACATTCTGCTGGCATAGCGAATCAATCTATTTCTAAAAGTGTAGGAGGAAACTCCTCAAAAATACATTTGATTGTTGATGCACATGGCAATCCTATTGATTTCATGATTACCGATGGAACCACACATGATGTTAAAGTTGCACCTGATTTAATATCAACATTAGATTTAAAAGAGACAAAAGTGGTATGTGCAGATAAAGGCTATGATTCAGAACCACTGCGTGAACAGATCAGGAAAACAGGGACTAAAGCGAATATACCAAAGAAAACAAATAGCCAATCGAACAATGACCATATGGACTGGTATTTATATAAAATCAGGCATTTAGTTGAAAATATGTTTTGTAGATTAAAGCAATTTAGAGGAATAGCTACTCGATATGACAAGCTCAAAAGAAATTATCAAAGTTCTGTTGCTTTAGCCTGTATATTTTTATGGCTACCTTTATAG
- a CDS encoding IS5-like element ISAba31 family transposase, protein MPRTMLTDQHWQKLKVILRNLSIHHNSNLRNFIEAILYRIRTGCPWRDIPSCFGHSNSIFKRFNRWSSSGKLLRLFKLLASCPDMEWIFIDGSHVRAHQHSAGIANQSISKSVGGNSSKIHLIVDAHGNPIDFIITDGTTHDVKVAPDLISTLDLKETKVVCADKGYDSEPLREQIRKTGTKANIPKKTNSQSNNDHMDWYLYKIRHLVENMFCRLKQFRGIATRYDKLKRNYQSSVALACIFLWLPL, encoded by the coding sequence ATGCCTCGTACCATGCTGACAGATCAACACTGGCAAAAGTTGAAAGTTATTCTGCGTAATTTATCCATTCACCACAACTCAAATTTACGCAATTTTATTGAAGCTATTCTCTATAGAATTAGAACAGGCTGTCCGTGGCGAGATATTCCTTCTTGTTTTGGTCATTCAAACTCTATTTTCAAACGTTTTAATCGTTGGTCAAGCAGCGGTAAGTTACTTAGATTATTCAAATTGCTAGCCTCATGCCCCGATATGGAGTGGATTTTTATTGATGGCTCTCATGTACGTGCTCATCAACATTCTGCCGGCATAGCGAATCAATCTATTTCTAAAAGTGTAGGAGGAAACTCCTCAAAAATACATTTGATTGTTGATGCACATGGCAATCCTATTGATTTCATAATTACCGATGGGACCACACATGATGTTAAAGTTGCACCTGATTTAATATCAACATTAGATTTAAAAGAGACAAAAGTGGTATGCGCAGATAAAGGCTATGATTCAGAACCACTGCGTGAACAGATCAGGAAAACAGGGACTAAAGCGAATATACCAAAGAAAACGAATAGCCAATCTAACAATGACCATATGGACTGGTATTTATATAAAATCAGGCATTTAGTTGAAAATATGTTTTGTAGATTAAAGCAATTTAGAGGAATAGCTACTCGATATGACAAGCTCAAAAGAAATTATCAAAGTTCTGTTGCTTTAGCCTGTATATTTTTATGGCTACCTTTATAG
- a CDS encoding SOS response-associated peptidase codes for MCSNYLFPNKRNLTLLGVDTSQFDLELKDHVFPSYHAPIILNGSDHLELDIAKFGLLPSWAKELKFSSHTYNARTESVADKPSFRHAWKYSKFCLVPVQEFYEPKYINGKPHWYTIKRKDDQPFTVAGIYDDAVINGNKVRSFSMLTINSDHHPFMKQFHAPKDEKRSIIVIPEQYRKDWLTADHEHAHEYFFQMPDEFVTFPRDEQKQNVLF; via the coding sequence ATGTGCTCAAATTACCTATTTCCAAATAAAAGAAATTTGACACTCTTAGGTGTCGATACAAGCCAGTTTGATCTTGAGCTTAAGGATCATGTATTCCCTTCCTATCATGCTCCAATCATTCTGAACGGCTCAGATCACTTAGAGCTTGATATTGCAAAGTTTGGATTACTACCGAGCTGGGCGAAAGAATTGAAGTTCAGCAGTCATACTTATAACGCCAGAACTGAGTCTGTAGCAGATAAGCCTAGCTTTCGACATGCTTGGAAGTACAGCAAGTTCTGCCTAGTCCCAGTACAAGAATTTTATGAGCCGAAATACATCAATGGCAAGCCACACTGGTACACCATCAAGCGTAAAGATGATCAGCCTTTTACTGTTGCAGGGATCTATGATGATGCAGTGATTAATGGCAATAAGGTACGTTCCTTTTCAATGTTGACCATCAATTCGGACCATCACCCTTTTATGAAACAATTCCATGCACCGAAGGATGAGAAGCGATCCATCATCGTTATTCCAGAACAGTACAGAAAAGACTGGCTAACAGCCGATCATGAACATGCGCATGAATATTTCTTTCAAATGCCCGATGAATTCGTCACATTTCCACGCGATGAGCAGAAACAAAACGTCTTATTCTGA
- a CDS encoding tyrosine-type recombinase/integrase, whose amino-acid sequence MSLTEIKVRQAHCKEKTCFLSDEDGLSLKIEPTGRKSWCYRYTDPQTKKRRRIQLGLYPDLSLKKARQVKDDFKDNNYCFEHDTVSNVITFRKVGEEWLQFKLKNAFNDSPRCGVLQLAERCLQQDIYPDLQDLPFQNIKRYDLVSVIKKIEGRQVKEPVKKACSYLNQIYDYAVAMGYCEFNIAHGLNKIAINSKIKKNYPYLKAEDISDFKKNLLKLDAHPIIKKALLFKLHTGVRGAELLLAEPHHFDLNEKIWKIPALHIKQFRRKVILGHEIPDFLVPLSDQALDILKDVMQWSYGEKYIFASPRKHNQPIHFNTLNMAIRKMGYGKHQLSSHGLRSTFSTILNDSGLFQDNWIEAQLSHIDKNRTRASYNHADYLAQRTEMMQWWGDYLGTDK is encoded by the coding sequence ATGAGTCTTACTGAAATTAAAGTTCGCCAAGCTCATTGCAAGGAAAAAACTTGTTTTTTATCCGATGAAGATGGACTTAGCCTGAAGATTGAGCCGACTGGAAGAAAATCTTGGTGCTATCGCTATACAGATCCACAAACAAAAAAACGTCGCCGCATTCAGTTGGGGCTTTATCCTGATTTATCGCTGAAAAAGGCACGACAAGTCAAAGATGACTTTAAAGACAATAATTATTGTTTTGAGCATGATACTGTCTCTAATGTCATCACCTTTCGTAAGGTAGGGGAGGAGTGGCTGCAGTTCAAACTGAAAAATGCATTTAATGATTCACCCCGCTGCGGTGTACTACAGTTAGCAGAAAGATGTTTACAGCAAGATATTTATCCAGACCTTCAGGATTTACCTTTTCAAAACATCAAGCGTTATGACCTGGTTTCAGTAATCAAAAAAATAGAGGGACGCCAAGTAAAAGAACCTGTCAAGAAAGCTTGTAGTTATTTGAACCAAATTTATGACTACGCTGTAGCGATGGGTTATTGTGAATTCAACATCGCGCATGGTTTAAATAAAATCGCCATTAACAGTAAAATCAAGAAGAATTATCCGTATTTGAAAGCGGAGGATATATCAGATTTTAAGAAAAATTTATTAAAATTGGATGCCCATCCGATTATTAAAAAAGCACTGCTGTTCAAATTACATACTGGCGTGCGAGGGGCTGAATTGTTATTGGCTGAGCCTCATCATTTTGATTTAAATGAAAAAATCTGGAAAATACCTGCCTTGCATATTAAACAGTTTCGACGAAAAGTCATATTAGGCCATGAGATTCCCGACTTCTTAGTTCCACTTTCAGATCAGGCTTTAGATATTTTAAAAGACGTCATGCAATGGTCATACGGTGAAAAGTACATTTTTGCTAGCCCACGGAAACATAATCAACCGATTCATTTTAATACATTAAATATGGCTATACGTAAGATGGGCTATGGAAAACATCAATTATCCTCTCATGGACTACGTTCCACTTTTAGTACCATTTTGAATGACTCAGGTTTGTTCCAGGATAACTGGATTGAGGCACAACTTTCACATATTGATAAGAACCGTACCCGTGCCAGCTATAATCACGCTGACTATTTAGCTCAACGGACTGAAATGATGCAGTGGTGGGGTGATTATTTAGGTACTGATAAGTGA
- a CDS encoding AraC family transcriptional regulator yields MGSYIRAASLGGFEDLVRSYGINPIGILKEIGILPALLRDPDSFIHYDHYLNLLEKAALACQDDCFGLKLGALQNISTIGLIGVYMSRQTSILEALSVAQKYVYLHAEGVVFHVSQHNALFCKLNFVRLSEYNTDVPQKSQLAICLVANILKDLIGPQWHAEKICFKQKAPQKGAQTFQAHFSCPVEFETDEDALYFPASFLSYKPYNFNEDAINQLIVQQLETQSSTKTEDNTALIESSVRMLMATGDCSIENIALCMGMHPKKLQRALKMQGTTYRDILENVRKKEALRMLDAGNVNLTDIALQLGYAELSIFSRNFKSWFGVPPTELRDKSRSHIV; encoded by the coding sequence ATGGGAAGTTATATTCGTGCAGCCAGCCTCGGCGGTTTTGAAGACTTAGTCCGTAGTTATGGCATAAACCCTATAGGAATCTTGAAAGAGATCGGGATTTTACCTGCTTTACTCCGCGATCCAGATTCATTTATTCATTATGATCATTATTTAAATTTATTGGAAAAAGCGGCCTTAGCCTGTCAGGATGACTGCTTCGGTTTAAAACTCGGCGCACTCCAAAATATTAGCACAATCGGTTTGATTGGCGTCTATATGTCCCGACAAACGAGCATACTTGAAGCCTTAAGCGTGGCGCAAAAGTATGTCTATTTACATGCTGAAGGCGTTGTCTTTCACGTCTCGCAACATAATGCTCTGTTCTGTAAGCTGAACTTTGTGCGTTTAAGTGAATACAACACCGATGTACCACAAAAATCACAACTGGCCATTTGCCTTGTCGCGAATATTTTAAAAGATTTGATTGGCCCACAGTGGCATGCAGAAAAAATTTGCTTCAAGCAAAAAGCACCACAAAAAGGAGCTCAAACTTTCCAAGCACATTTTTCCTGTCCAGTGGAATTTGAAACCGATGAGGATGCGCTTTATTTTCCCGCAAGCTTTTTAAGCTATAAACCCTATAATTTTAATGAAGATGCCATTAATCAACTAATCGTACAGCAGCTTGAAACACAAAGCAGCACCAAAACTGAAGACAATACCGCACTGATAGAGAGTTCAGTCCGCATGCTGATGGCGACAGGAGACTGCAGCATTGAAAATATCGCACTCTGTATGGGAATGCATCCGAAAAAGCTTCAGCGCGCTTTAAAAATGCAAGGAACAACCTATCGAGATATACTCGAAAATGTCCGAAAAAAAGAAGCGCTTCGTATGCTTGATGCAGGCAATGTGAATTTGACAGATATTGCTCTACAGTTGGGCTATGCAGAATTATCTATTTTCAGTCGCAACTTTAAAAGCTGGTTTGGCGTTCCTCCAACCGAGTTAAGAGACAAAAGTCGAAGCCATATTGTATGA
- a CDS encoding Y-family DNA polymerase: protein MQSENEIFALVDVNNCYVSCERVFNPALNDRPTIVLSNNDGCAVARSQEAKDLGIKMGVPVFQIKELIKQHNIQVLSSNFSLYGEMSKRFMELLGDYVAPGDQEVYSIDECFLKLTAYEHLFDLTVYAQDMRAKAWRWLGLPCCIGIGRSKTEAKIANHLAKKNKFFNGVCNLAHMDPCSTETLLAQVDVSEVWGVGRQNCKKLNTMGVQSVLDLINANPKEIKKQFSIVMEKTVLELQGLSCIDLSDDTVAKKQIISSRSYGNPVYEMDDIKASVRLYVARAVKRMREDGSICKMIGVYIQTSRFDKTERYSPYIVVQMHEHTDDLLLITKAAMKGIDQIFKKGFKYKKAGIVLLEITDQSKFVPDLFTDYSHKQERERLSDAIEAISERFGKNLVTLGIANNKEATWHMNQNLRSPSYLTKWSDLPRVG from the coding sequence ATGCAAAGTGAAAATGAAATATTCGCGTTAGTCGACGTGAATAATTGCTACGTCTCGTGTGAGCGTGTGTTTAATCCTGCCTTGAATGATCGCCCAACCATTGTGCTCAGCAACAATGACGGCTGTGCCGTGGCCAGAAGCCAGGAAGCGAAAGACTTAGGCATCAAGATGGGTGTTCCTGTATTCCAAATTAAAGAGCTGATCAAACAACATAACATTCAGGTGCTATCCAGTAATTTCTCCTTATATGGCGAAATGTCCAAGCGCTTTATGGAGCTGCTTGGGGACTATGTTGCACCAGGAGATCAAGAGGTCTATTCCATTGATGAATGCTTTCTGAAGCTCACAGCTTACGAGCATCTATTTGACCTGACTGTATATGCTCAAGACATGAGGGCTAAGGCTTGGCGTTGGTTAGGCCTACCCTGCTGTATTGGAATTGGTCGCTCTAAAACCGAAGCCAAGATTGCCAATCATCTCGCCAAGAAAAACAAGTTCTTCAATGGGGTCTGTAATCTGGCCCATATGGACCCATGCTCTACAGAAACGCTACTCGCGCAGGTTGATGTGTCTGAGGTTTGGGGCGTAGGCAGACAGAACTGTAAGAAGCTCAATACTATGGGTGTTCAATCTGTGCTGGATCTGATCAATGCCAATCCTAAAGAAATCAAAAAGCAGTTTAGTATCGTGATGGAAAAGACGGTGCTTGAGCTACAGGGCCTTTCTTGTATTGACCTTAGTGATGATACTGTAGCGAAGAAGCAAATCATCAGCAGCCGTTCATATGGCAACCCAGTGTATGAAATGGATGACATTAAAGCTTCGGTTCGGCTTTATGTGGCCAGAGCCGTGAAACGAATGCGGGAAGATGGCTCAATCTGCAAGATGATCGGCGTGTATATCCAAACCAGTCGCTTTGATAAGACAGAGCGCTACTCGCCTTACATCGTCGTTCAAATGCATGAGCATACGGATGATCTACTGCTCATCACCAAGGCCGCGATGAAAGGCATCGATCAGATATTTAAGAAAGGCTTTAAGTATAAAAAGGCGGGAATCGTGCTGCTCGAAATTACAGATCAATCCAAGTTTGTGCCCGATCTATTCACGGACTATTCACATAAGCAAGAGCGAGAAAGGCTTTCAGATGCCATCGAAGCAATCAGTGAACGGTTTGGGAAGAATCTCGTCACGCTAGGCATTGCCAACAATAAAGAAGCCACATGGCACATGAATCAAAACCTTAGATCACCTTCGTATTTAACCAAATGGTCTGACTTACCAAGAGTAGGATAA